In a genomic window of bacterium:
- the rpmE gene encoding 50S ribosomal protein L31 — protein sequence MRKGIHPNYKQTTVTCACGETFVTGSTRENIRVEICSKCHPFYTGQRKFVDSEGRVQKFAKKYGIQI from the coding sequence ATGCGGAAGGGCATCCATCCGAACTACAAGCAGACCACGGTGACGTGCGCCTGCGGAGAGACGTTCGTCACCGGATCCACTCGAGAAAACATTAGGGTCGAGATCTGCTCGAAGTGCCACCCGTTCTACACGGGCCAGCGCAAGTTCGTTGACTCCGAGGGGCGCGTCCAGAAGTTCGCCAAGAAGTACGGCATCCAGATCTAG
- a CDS encoding SAM-dependent methyltransferase — protein MNGSASPPALAALRRWVADETWLKRALTARRWMSRVYFEARYIIPDPWRLATSPYERARAQASLRILGGRHYASAVEVGCGEGIFTARLVNQCTHLVAVDFSTLAIRRARRRFAGDPRVDVRRLDVRIEDLDRTFDLVFCAELFYYLNHAECEAVGARLLRWLAPGGDLCLEHGTSVHDVEPADAESARPGSMGASMIHEWFRRVSGLVVVRDLALPRFRVTLLRRIENARD, from the coding sequence GTGAACGGCTCGGCTTCGCCGCCCGCGCTCGCGGCCCTCCGGCGGTGGGTCGCCGACGAGACCTGGCTCAAGCGGGCGCTCACGGCGCGCCGCTGGATGAGCCGGGTCTACTTCGAGGCCCGGTACATTATTCCGGATCCGTGGCGCCTGGCCACCTCGCCGTACGAACGAGCGCGCGCGCAGGCGTCTCTGCGAATCCTCGGGGGCCGCCATTATGCGTCCGCCGTCGAAGTCGGGTGCGGAGAGGGGATCTTCACGGCACGCCTGGTGAATCAGTGCACGCATCTTGTGGCCGTTGACTTCTCCACCCTGGCGATTCGTCGAGCCCGGCGGCGGTTTGCCGGCGATCCCCGCGTGGACGTCCGGCGGCTCGACGTCCGCATAGAGGACCTTGATCGGACGTTCGACCTGGTGTTCTGCGCCGAACTCTTCTATTACTTGAACCATGCCGAATGCGAGGCCGTGGGGGCCCGGTTGCTCCGATGGCTGGCCCCCGGGGGCGACCTCTGCCTGGAACACGGGACCTCGGTCCACGATGTCGAACCTGCTGACGCAGAGTCGGCACGGCCCGGCTCCATGGGGGCGAGCATGATCCACGAATGGTTCCGCCGGGTGTCAGGTCTCGTGGTCGTTCGTGATCTGGCCCTACCCCGCTTCCGGGTCACGCTGCTCCGGCGGATCGAGAACGCCCGTGACTGA
- the prfA gene encoding peptide chain release factor 1, producing MRPEAVNKLAAMEARHEELTRALADPAIFSDQGRYQRVAREHASLSGVVAAYQAYRKIAQEIEGADALSREADPEIRQLAASEKAALVERQARLGREIEEQLIPKDPRDERNVIVEVRAGTGGDEAALFAGDLLRMYVRYAERHGWRSEVLSSSPTGLGGFKEAVVAIQGRGAYSRLKYESGVHRVQRVPATEASGRIHTSTATVAVLPEAEEVDVVIRPDEIKIDTYRAGGAGGQNVNKVETAVRITHIPTGIVIACQDERSQHQNREKAMRILRAHLLERAVQQQEAEITQARRLQVGTGERSEKIRTYNFPQDRVTDHRIGKTLHDLPTVLDGDLDALIEALVSADHTESLTAAGS from the coding sequence GTGCGTCCTGAAGCGGTGAACAAGTTGGCGGCGATGGAGGCGCGTCACGAGGAGCTGACGCGCGCGCTCGCAGACCCGGCGATTTTCAGCGACCAGGGCCGGTACCAGCGGGTGGCCCGCGAGCACGCCAGCCTCTCCGGGGTGGTGGCCGCGTACCAAGCGTACCGGAAGATCGCGCAGGAGATCGAGGGCGCCGACGCGCTTTCACGCGAGGCGGATCCGGAGATTCGTCAGCTTGCCGCGTCCGAAAAAGCCGCGCTGGTTGAGCGGCAGGCGCGCCTCGGGCGCGAGATCGAGGAGCAGCTTATCCCGAAAGATCCCCGGGACGAGCGCAACGTCATCGTCGAGGTGCGGGCGGGGACCGGGGGGGACGAGGCGGCGCTGTTCGCCGGAGACCTGCTCCGCATGTACGTCCGGTACGCGGAGCGCCACGGATGGAGGTCCGAGGTGCTCTCGAGCAGCCCCACCGGCCTCGGGGGGTTCAAGGAGGCGGTGGTGGCCATTCAGGGTCGGGGCGCGTACAGCCGGTTGAAGTACGAGAGCGGCGTCCACCGCGTCCAGCGGGTCCCCGCCACGGAGGCCAGCGGCCGTATCCATACATCGACCGCCACGGTGGCCGTCTTGCCTGAGGCCGAGGAGGTCGACGTCGTGATCCGGCCGGACGAGATCAAGATCGATACGTACCGCGCGGGCGGCGCGGGCGGCCAAAACGTCAACAAGGTGGAGACCGCGGTACGGATCACCCACATACCCACGGGGATCGTCATCGCCTGCCAGGACGAGCGGTCGCAGCATCAGAACCGCGAAAAGGCCATGCGGATCTTGCGCGCGCACCTGCTCGAACGCGCGGTGCAGCAGCAGGAGGCCGAGATCACCCAAGCGCGGCGCCTGCAGGTCGGGACGGGCGAACGCAGCGAGAAGATCCGCACCTACAACTTCCCGCAGGACCGCGTGACCGACCACCGGATCGGCAAGACCCTGCACGATCTCCCGACCGTGCTTGACGGCGATCTCGATGCGTTGATCGAAGCGCTCGTGTCCGCCGATCACACGGAGAGCCTGACGGCCGCCGGCTCGTGA
- the prmC gene encoding peptide chain release factor N(5)-glutamine methyltransferase: protein MTHPTVLSQSVRSRREAWAWGADRLQRAGTPASAALLEAEVLLRCAAGLTREELLARPSCELEETALVGYAGVIARRVGGVPTAYIVGRREFFGLELLVDGRALIPRPETEHLVDVVTAALGGRAAPVVVDIGTGCGAVAIAIARALPFARVLATDVSAAALDLARINAAGFRVEDRITWALGSALDPLDRLTGGRCVDAIVSNPPYIPTSEVARLPKEVREHEPAAALDGGPDGLNVHRAIVGGAARYLVPGGMLALEVAALWDQAATVAGLIAATRAFDAPGIVRDYAGADRIVVALKRRDESFGHARR from the coding sequence GTGACGCACCCGACGGTGCTGTCCCAATCGGTCCGGAGCCGCCGGGAGGCGTGGGCGTGGGGGGCGGACCGGCTGCAGCGCGCGGGGACGCCCGCCTCGGCCGCACTGCTCGAAGCCGAAGTGCTCCTCCGCTGCGCCGCCGGGCTGACCCGCGAGGAGCTCCTCGCTCGTCCATCGTGTGAGCTCGAAGAGACAGCGTTGGTGGGTTACGCGGGCGTGATCGCCCGGCGCGTCGGAGGCGTGCCCACCGCCTACATCGTCGGGCGCCGCGAGTTCTTTGGCCTCGAACTCCTCGTGGACGGCCGCGCGCTGATCCCTCGTCCGGAGACAGAGCACCTCGTGGACGTCGTGACCGCCGCGCTCGGGGGACGGGCCGCACCGGTCGTCGTCGACATCGGCACGGGATGCGGCGCCGTCGCGATCGCGATCGCTCGAGCGCTTCCGTTCGCGCGCGTGCTGGCGACCGATGTATCCGCCGCCGCGCTCGATCTCGCCCGCATCAACGCCGCGGGCTTCCGTGTGGAGGATCGGATCACGTGGGCGCTGGGCTCCGCGCTCGATCCCCTCGATCGCCTGACCGGCGGGCGGTGCGTTGACGCCATCGTCTCGAATCCACCCTACATCCCGACGTCGGAAGTCGCCCGGCTCCCCAAGGAAGTCCGCGAGCACGAACCGGCGGCGGCGCTGGACGGCGGGCCCGACGGGCTCAACGTGCATCGGGCGATTGTCGGCGGGGCGGCCCGCTACCTCGTCCCGGGGGGCATGCTGGCGCTCGAGGTCGCGGCGCTGTGGGACCAGGCCGCCACGGTGGCCGGTCTGATTGCCGCCACGCGGGCGTTCGACGCGCCGGGAATTGTCCGAGACTACGCCGGGGCGGATCGTATCGTCGTCGCGCTCAAGAGAAGGGATGAGAGCTTTGGGCATGCGAGGCGATGA
- the glyA gene encoding serine hydroxymethyltransferase, translating into MDELRRTDPEIARAIEQDTDRQRYHINLIASENYASLAVIEALGTAMTNKYAEGYPGKRYYGGCEFVDVSERLAIDRAKALFGADHANVQPHAGAQANMAAYFAFLRPGDPILAMNLAHGGHLTHGSPVNFSGQLYRIIPYGVDERTEQIDYDVVAQLAREHRPRIVVSGATAYARTFDFPRLRAICDEVGAIMLVDMAHFAGLVAGKAHPDPVPYADVVTSTTHKTLRGPRGGLILCKAPHASPIDKAVFPGIQGGPLEHSIAAKAVCFLEASRPAFRTYAARIVENARAMADEFLRRGYHVVSGGTDNHLILLDVRTRRLTGRKAEKALDGAHIIVNKNMIPFDPEKPMTTSGIRVGTPAMTTRGMGPDEIRRIAGWIDEVLLAPEDLQTAARIRGQVRELCASFPVYPQPVEVTG; encoded by the coding sequence GTGGACGAGCTCCGCCGGACGGATCCGGAGATCGCGCGGGCGATCGAGCAGGACACCGATCGCCAGCGGTATCATATCAACCTCATCGCATCGGAGAACTACGCCAGCCTCGCGGTCATCGAAGCGCTCGGGACCGCGATGACCAACAAGTACGCGGAGGGCTATCCCGGCAAGCGCTATTATGGAGGCTGTGAGTTCGTGGACGTCTCCGAGCGGCTGGCGATCGACCGCGCCAAAGCGCTGTTCGGGGCCGACCACGCGAACGTCCAGCCGCACGCGGGCGCGCAGGCCAACATGGCAGCGTACTTCGCTTTCCTCCGGCCGGGCGATCCTATCCTCGCGATGAACCTGGCGCATGGCGGTCACCTGACGCATGGGAGCCCGGTGAACTTCTCCGGGCAACTCTACCGGATCATCCCGTACGGTGTCGATGAACGAACCGAGCAGATCGACTACGACGTGGTGGCCCAGCTTGCCCGTGAGCACCGCCCCCGCATCGTGGTCTCGGGCGCCACGGCGTACGCCCGCACGTTCGATTTCCCCCGGCTGCGCGCGATCTGCGACGAGGTCGGCGCGATCATGCTGGTGGACATGGCCCACTTCGCGGGGCTCGTGGCGGGCAAGGCGCACCCCGACCCGGTGCCGTACGCCGATGTCGTCACGTCGACGACGCACAAGACGCTCAGGGGACCGCGCGGCGGGCTCATTCTGTGCAAAGCCCCGCACGCCTCCCCGATCGATAAGGCGGTGTTCCCGGGGATCCAGGGCGGCCCGCTCGAACACAGCATCGCCGCCAAGGCCGTGTGTTTTCTCGAGGCCTCGCGGCCGGCGTTCCGCACCTACGCCGCCCGGATCGTCGAGAACGCCCGGGCCATGGCCGACGAGTTCCTGCGCCGCGGGTATCACGTCGTGTCCGGCGGAACGGACAACCACCTGATCCTCCTCGATGTGCGAACGAGACGGCTCACCGGGCGCAAGGCCGAGAAGGCGCTTGACGGCGCCCACATCATCGTCAACAAGAACATGATCCCGTTCGACCCGGAGAAGCCGATGACGACGAGCGGGATCCGGGTCGGGACGCCGGCGATGACCACGCGGGGGATGGGGCCCGACGAGATCCGCCGGATCGCCGGATGGATCGATGAGGTCCTCCTTGCTCCCGAGGACCTGCAGACCGCAGCGCGGATCAGAGGTCAGGTGAGGGAGTTGTGCGCGTCGTTCCCGGTCTACCCCCAGCCGGTGGAGGTGACGGGCTAA
- a CDS encoding L-threonylcarbamoyladenylate synthase: MIIIGVDPASLDVPRRALEVFEEGGLVAFPTDTFYALGAAARDADAVARVFAVKRRPREEPLPVLVADRDQWRSLVANLPEAALRLADRFWPGALTIVCRRGPGVPLALAGGGDTIGVRQPALPIAAGLCGALGGPIVGTSANTHGAAAPVTAGLVALDLGAKVDLILDGGRCPLALASTVIDVTRTPAAVVRPGAVSMDALREVLGEVAGPR, translated from the coding sequence ATGATCATCATCGGCGTTGATCCTGCCAGCCTCGATGTTCCACGGCGCGCGCTCGAGGTCTTCGAGGAGGGTGGGTTGGTGGCGTTTCCCACCGACACCTTCTACGCGCTTGGAGCGGCAGCGCGGGACGCGGATGCGGTGGCGCGCGTCTTTGCCGTCAAGCGGCGCCCGCGCGAGGAGCCGCTTCCGGTGTTGGTCGCGGATCGGGATCAGTGGAGGTCGCTGGTGGCGAACCTGCCCGAGGCGGCCCTGCGGCTGGCCGATCGGTTCTGGCCCGGGGCTTTGACGATCGTGTGCCGGCGCGGGCCGGGTGTTCCCCTCGCCCTCGCGGGCGGCGGAGACACGATCGGGGTCCGGCAGCCGGCCCTGCCCATCGCCGCGGGGTTGTGTGGAGCCCTCGGGGGTCCGATCGTCGGCACGAGCGCGAACACGCATGGCGCGGCCGCTCCCGTGACGGCGGGCCTCGTCGCGCTCGATCTGGGGGCCAAGGTCGACTTGATCCTCGACGGAGGCCGGTGCCCGCTCGCCCTGGCGTCGACCGTGATCGATGTGACGCGGACGCCGGCCGCGGTCGTGCGTCCCGGCGCGGTCTCGATGGACGCGCTGCGGGAGGTCCTGGGCGAGGTAGCGGGCCCCCGCTAA
- the pth gene encoding aminoacyl-tRNA hydrolase, with amino-acid sequence MIIVVGLGNPGRRYKGTRHNVGREVIHVLAERFKIRFADDGWAKVGRGRIEGTTLLLAVPETYMNVSGQAVKDLLHRRRRHPEDLLIVHDEMDLSLGQLRLRPGNGPGGHNGVRSIIEEIGTGMFPRLRIGIGRPPAGVDPVEFVLDRFTVDERPRMDEAVARAADAVRVVAAEGLPAAMNRYNRRATPGSLVETP; translated from the coding sequence ATGATCATCGTGGTGGGGCTCGGGAACCCCGGCCGGCGCTACAAGGGCACCCGCCACAACGTGGGCCGGGAGGTCATCCATGTCCTGGCGGAGCGATTCAAGATCCGGTTTGCGGATGACGGCTGGGCGAAGGTGGGCCGGGGCCGGATCGAAGGTACCACGCTGCTCCTGGCGGTGCCGGAGACGTACATGAACGTGAGCGGACAGGCGGTGAAGGATCTATTGCACCGCCGCCGCCGGCACCCGGAAGATCTGCTCATCGTCCATGACGAGATGGACCTGTCGTTGGGACAACTCCGGCTGCGGCCGGGCAACGGGCCGGGCGGACACAACGGGGTGCGGTCGATCATCGAGGAGATCGGGACGGGCATGTTTCCACGCCTCCGGATCGGGATCGGCCGGCCGCCGGCGGGAGTGGATCCCGTCGAGTTCGTGTTGGACCGATTCACGGTGGACGAGCGCCCCCGCATGGACGAGGCGGTGGCGCGGGCCGCCGACGCCGTGAGGGTCGTCGCCGCAGAGGGATTGCCCGCGGCGATGAACCGGTACAATCGCCGGGCCACCCCCGGAAGCCTGGTGGAGACGCCGTGA
- a CDS encoding M23 family metallopeptidase: MADHARLAAAGLFLALTLAAVPALLPINLAGNDASPRAEAAAPVGPLVRLRAGNLTPAQTAIAAEDPTVAPDGVLHFAIAEAAPLSHTVEAGETLWRISQDAGIGVEALAAANHLTLGSLLHRGQVLIIPPVDPSSANAASPVLTHEVASGETLWGIARASGLRVETLATANHLSLDSVLHPGQALVIPSQDGPVQSAGARQARFRGPAVSVGAQKLTFQNAPLLGDSWPLARPSEGMITSPFGWRIHPIFGTREFHTGLDIANRAGTPVRAAEGGIVRFVGWMGGYGRLIIVTHANGLETSYSHLSAMLVALGQRVGRGQVLGRMGSTGWSTGPHLFFEVRRNGVAVDPTPFLQGMRGAAPAPPVPAPPAPASSAPSPRPARPDAAGAVSTPASAVAPAVSAPPSAPAAAEPSEEHRIATEPLQSPPPPIP, encoded by the coding sequence ATGGCCGACCACGCTCGGCTTGCGGCTGCGGGTTTGTTTCTCGCGTTGACGCTTGCTGCCGTCCCAGCGCTCCTTCCGATCAACCTCGCGGGGAATGATGCCAGCCCGCGTGCCGAAGCGGCGGCGCCGGTGGGGCCCCTTGTTCGCCTGCGGGCGGGGAACCTGACCCCCGCGCAGACCGCGATTGCCGCGGAAGATCCCACGGTCGCTCCGGACGGTGTGCTGCATTTTGCGATCGCCGAGGCGGCGCCACTCTCTCACACCGTCGAGGCGGGTGAGACGCTGTGGAGGATCTCGCAAGATGCGGGGATCGGAGTCGAGGCGCTGGCTGCCGCCAACCATCTGACGCTCGGCTCGCTGCTGCATCGCGGCCAGGTGCTCATCATCCCTCCCGTCGATCCATCGTCCGCCAACGCGGCCTCGCCCGTTCTGACGCATGAAGTCGCCTCGGGCGAGACGCTCTGGGGGATCGCGCGGGCATCGGGATTGCGCGTAGAGACGCTGGCAACCGCCAACCACCTGTCATTGGACTCGGTGTTGCATCCCGGACAGGCGCTGGTCATCCCGTCACAGGACGGTCCCGTCCAGAGCGCGGGGGCGCGACAGGCGCGGTTCCGCGGTCCGGCTGTCTCCGTGGGGGCCCAAAAGCTCACGTTCCAAAACGCACCGCTCCTCGGAGATTCCTGGCCCTTGGCCCGACCATCGGAAGGGATGATCACATCCCCGTTCGGCTGGCGAATCCATCCGATCTTCGGCACGCGGGAGTTCCACACCGGGCTCGACATCGCGAACCGTGCCGGCACGCCGGTTCGGGCCGCGGAAGGCGGCATCGTGCGGTTCGTTGGATGGATGGGAGGCTACGGCCGGCTCATCATCGTGACCCACGCCAACGGTTTGGAGACGAGTTACTCGCACCTGTCCGCGATGCTGGTCGCTCTCGGCCAACGCGTGGGCCGGGGGCAAGTGCTGGGCCGGATGGGCAGTACCGGCTGGAGCACCGGTCCGCATCTCTTCTTCGAGGTCCGTCGTAACGGTGTGGCGGTTGATCCGACTCCGTTCCTGCAAGGGATGCGGGGAGCGGCCCCAGCGCCGCCGGTCCCAGCGCCGCCGGCCCCAGCGTCCTCGGCTCCGTCTCCCCGGCCCGCCCGGCCCGACGCCGCGGGTGCAGTCTCGACTCCGGCCTCTGCGGTCGCTCCGGCGGTCTCCGCGCCCCCGTCCGCTCCGGCAGCGGCAGAGCCCTCCGAGGAGCACCGGATCGCGACCGAGCCCCTCCAGAGTCCACCGCCGCCGATCCCCTAG
- the upp gene encoding uracil phosphoribosyltransferase produces the protein MGQVRVFDHPLIQHKLTILRDRSTGHKEFRELVEEIAMLMAFTATSDLPTRTVEVETPLATARGTTIAGQEVAVVPILRAGLAMEAGILRLMPTARVGHIGIYRDPASLDPHTYYCKLPPDIANRQVLVVDPMLATGGSAVASIDLLKERGARVIRLLVLIAAPEGVRRVQEAHPDVAIYTAAVDERLDDHGYILPGLGDAGDRLYGTR, from the coding sequence GTGGGCCAGGTCCGGGTCTTCGACCACCCCCTCATCCAGCACAAGCTCACCATCCTGAGGGACCGGTCCACGGGACACAAGGAGTTCCGCGAGCTGGTCGAGGAGATCGCGATGCTGATGGCGTTCACAGCCACAAGCGATCTCCCGACGCGGACGGTCGAGGTCGAGACCCCGCTCGCGACGGCCAGGGGGACAACGATCGCGGGTCAGGAGGTCGCCGTCGTGCCGATTCTCCGAGCGGGGCTGGCGATGGAGGCGGGGATCCTCCGCCTGATGCCGACCGCGCGCGTCGGCCACATCGGGATCTACCGCGATCCCGCATCCCTCGACCCGCACACCTACTACTGCAAGTTGCCGCCCGACATCGCCAACCGGCAGGTGCTGGTGGTGGACCCGATGCTGGCGACCGGCGGATCGGCCGTCGCTTCCATCGACCTGCTGAAAGAGCGTGGAGCCCGCGTGATCCGCCTGTTGGTCCTGATCGCCGCTCCCGAGGGCGTCCGGCGCGTCCAGGAGGCGCACCCGGACGTCGCCATCTACACGGCGGCGGTGGACGAGCGGCTCGACGACCACGGGTACATTCTCCCCGGTCTCGGCGATGCCGGGGACCGGTTGTACGGGACCCGCTGA
- a CDS encoding 50S ribosomal protein L25: MERVNLVAQPRPEVGKNAVKRVRQAGLVPAVLYGRSRASVPLAIDRKALLNALSTEAGRNVLIDLQVTHNGEETSDTVMIAEIQHDHLRREVVHVDLHQISLTEQVEARVPIILAGVPEGVSAGGGILEQHLRELLVRCLPTAIPEHITVGVQDLRLGASLHVRDLPPAEGVEVVTAPEEVIAAVVAPKEEPVAAEAAAAPAEPEVVGKETAAAEGEAKSEPGAKAEAKSPSGSASSSGDKPAKAEKKE; this comes from the coding sequence ATGGAGCGTGTCAACCTGGTCGCGCAGCCGCGGCCGGAGGTCGGGAAGAACGCGGTGAAGCGTGTCAGGCAGGCGGGCTTGGTCCCGGCCGTCCTGTATGGCCGGAGCCGCGCATCGGTGCCGCTGGCCATCGACCGGAAGGCGCTGTTGAACGCGCTCAGCACGGAGGCCGGACGCAACGTCCTGATCGACCTGCAGGTCACGCACAACGGAGAAGAGACGAGCGATACCGTGATGATCGCCGAGATCCAGCACGACCACCTCAGGCGTGAGGTCGTGCATGTCGATCTGCACCAGATCAGCCTCACGGAGCAGGTCGAAGCGCGGGTGCCGATCATCCTGGCGGGCGTGCCCGAGGGCGTCAGCGCGGGCGGCGGCATTCTCGAGCAGCATCTGCGAGAACTCCTCGTGCGCTGCCTGCCCACCGCCATTCCGGAGCACATCACGGTCGGCGTGCAGGACCTGCGCCTCGGCGCCTCCCTCCATGTCCGGGATCTCCCCCCTGCCGAGGGCGTCGAGGTGGTGACCGCTCCTGAAGAGGTGATCGCGGCGGTCGTCGCTCCGAAGGAAGAGCCGGTGGCGGCGGAGGCCGCGGCGGCGCCTGCCGAACCGGAAGTGGTTGGGAAGGAGACGGCGGCGGCTGAAGGAGAGGCCAAGAGCGAGCCCGGGGCCAAGGCCGAGGCCAAGTCCCCGAGCGGCTCCGCTTCTTCCAGCGGGGACAAGCCCGCCAAAGCGGAGAAGAAAGAATAA
- a CDS encoding cytidine/deoxycytidylate deaminase family protein: MARPSWDEYFMSLARLAATRSTCLRRQVGAIIVKDRMVLSTGYNDTPRGLPNCGDGGCPRCRSDAPAGSGLDTCLCLHAEQNAIIQAAYHGVGIAGAVIYCTHQPCLTCAKMIINAGLSRVVYGSSYPDPVAEQLLRDAAVELARVPGGAAVPGA, from the coding sequence ATGGCGAGACCGTCCTGGGACGAGTACTTCATGAGCCTCGCACGTCTGGCTGCGACGCGGTCGACCTGCCTGCGCCGCCAGGTCGGCGCAATCATCGTCAAGGACCGGATGGTCCTCAGCACCGGCTACAATGACACGCCGCGCGGGCTCCCGAACTGCGGTGACGGGGGATGCCCGCGATGCCGGTCGGATGCGCCCGCGGGCTCGGGGCTGGACACATGTCTCTGCCTGCACGCTGAACAAAACGCGATCATCCAGGCGGCGTATCATGGCGTGGGCATCGCCGGTGCGGTGATCTACTGCACGCATCAACCCTGCCTGACCTGCGCAAAGATGATCATCAACGCCGGGCTTTCGCGGGTCGTGTATGGGTCGTCGTACCCGGACCCGGTGGCGGAGCAACTGCTGCGGGACGCCGCGGTCGAGCTCGCGCGTGTCCCGGGGGGAGCGGCGGTGCCCGGGGCCTGA
- the rho gene encoding transcription termination factor Rho, with product MAIAELETKSLNELQDLAKDLSIPNFRRYRKQELIMKILQVQTEQSGLMFRSGILEIMQEGYGFLRTSGYLPGQEDIYVSPSQIKRFGLRVGDEVLGQVRAPKDNEKYYALLRVEAVNGLDPEQARSRPDFEKLTPVFPHERFKLELPQSDLTVRIVDLFSPIGKGQRAMLVSPPKAGKTTLLKKIGQSIVQNHQEVYLMVLLLDERPEEVTDMRRSVEAEVIASTFDRPPEEHVQVADLVLERAKRLVEGNRDVVVLLDSLTRFSRANNLVIPPSGRTLSGGLDPAALHRPKRFFGAARKIEEGGSITIVATALIDTGSRMDDVIYEEFKGTGNMELHLNRKLQERRTFPAIDIKLSGTRREELLLNEEELRKVWVLRKSLETLDTVAMTELILDRLRKTSNNQAFLRSIIKNSEDGA from the coding sequence GTGGCCATCGCTGAACTTGAGACGAAGAGCCTGAACGAGCTCCAGGACCTGGCCAAAGATCTCAGCATCCCCAATTTTCGCCGCTACCGAAAACAGGAGTTGATCATGAAGATTCTGCAAGTACAGACCGAGCAAAGTGGGCTGATGTTCCGCTCGGGCATCCTTGAGATCATGCAGGAGGGCTATGGCTTCCTGCGTACCAGCGGGTATCTGCCGGGGCAGGAGGACATCTACGTCTCGCCGTCCCAGATCAAACGATTCGGCCTCCGCGTCGGGGACGAGGTCCTCGGCCAGGTCCGCGCCCCCAAGGACAACGAAAAGTATTACGCGTTGCTGCGGGTCGAGGCGGTCAACGGGCTTGACCCGGAGCAGGCGCGGTCGCGGCCCGACTTCGAGAAGCTCACCCCCGTGTTCCCGCACGAACGCTTCAAGCTGGAACTGCCGCAGAGCGACCTCACGGTGCGGATCGTGGACCTGTTCTCCCCTATCGGGAAGGGCCAGCGCGCGATGCTCGTTTCGCCGCCGAAGGCCGGGAAGACGACGCTGCTCAAGAAGATCGGCCAGAGCATCGTGCAGAACCACCAAGAGGTCTATCTGATGGTGCTCCTCCTCGACGAGCGGCCGGAGGAAGTGACCGACATGCGCCGCTCGGTCGAAGCCGAAGTGATCGCCTCCACCTTCGACCGACCCCCGGAAGAGCACGTCCAGGTCGCCGACCTCGTGCTCGAACGCGCCAAGCGGCTCGTCGAAGGCAATCGGGACGTCGTCGTCCTTCTGGACAGCCTCACCCGCTTCTCCCGGGCCAATAACCTGGTGATCCCCCCGAGCGGCCGCACGCTCTCCGGCGGCCTCGACCCCGCCGCGCTGCACCGGCCCAAGCGGTTCTTCGGGGCAGCCCGGAAGATCGAAGAGGGGGGCAGCATCACCATCGTCGCCACGGCGCTGATCGACACGGGCAGCCGGATGGACGACGTGATTTACGAGGAATTCAAGGGGACCGGGAACATGGAATTGCACCTCAACCGCAAGCTCCAGGAGCGGCGGACGTTCCCCGCGATCGACATCAAGCTCTCGGGGACCCGGCGTGAGGAGTTGCTCCTGAACGAGGAAGAGCTCCGAAAGGTCTGGGTGCTCCGGAAGAGCCTGGAGACCCTCGATACGGTCGCGATGACGGAGTTGATCCTCGACCGGCTCCGGAAGACGTCGAACAACCAAGCGTTCCTCCGCTCGATCATCAAGAACAGCGAGGACGGCGCCTAA